The sequence CCACCGCCACCACCGGGGCAAGCGATCTGATCACCAACAAGCGCTCGATCAAGACGGTGGCGCTGGTGCGCGACGGCGAGATCCTGGTGCTCGGCGGCCTGATGCGCTCGGATGAGCGCACCGCGGTGAAGAAGGTTCCCTGCCTCGGCTCGGTGCCGCTCCTCGGAGAGCCGTTCAAGTTCACCGACGACAGCCGCACCAAGACCAACCTGATGGTCTTCCTCCGGCCCAAGATCATCCGCAGCGAGGACGACATCCGCACCGTGACCCAGGACAAGTATCTGGATATCAAGAGGCTCTACAAGGGGCAGAGGAGCGGCGGTTCCATCCTGATCCGCCCTTCGGCGCACCACTTCCCCGAGTCGTGGAAGCCGACGCCGCCCTCGGGAAAGGGGAAGCCGAAGCAGCCGCCGACCCGTTCCGCCCCCACCGACGGCTACGCCACGCCGTGAGATGAAGCGGCTTACACGCATCGCCGCCGACCGGATCGATCCCGAACGGCTGGCGCCCTTTTCGCTGGCCGTGCTGCGTCAGGGGCCGATCCTGCCGCTGGCCCCGAGCGATGAGGCGGCCAACCCGGTGGCGGTGCCCGACGACGGCGACTGGCCGTGGACGTTGCTCGACGATTGTCGCCTCTTCCTCGGCGGGGAGGTGACCCCGGTGCTCGCACCGCGCGATGTGATCATGACCGCGCTCAACCAGAGCTTCGACATGGCCTCGGCCTCCGCCGAGCAGATGCTGGAGGATCTGGGCGAGCACGACGATCTCTCGCGCGAGTTCGAGGAGATCAGCGACCTGCTCGACGCCGAGGACGAAGCACCGGTGATCCGGCTGATCAACACCCTGATCTCCCAGGCGCTCAAGGAGCGGGCCAGCGACATCCATATCGAGCCGTTTGCCACCAAGGTGTTGGTGCGCTTCCGCATCGACGGGGTGTTGCACACCATCATCACCCCGCCGAAGGGGGTGCAGGCGGCGATGAGCAGCCGGATCAAGGTGATGGCCGGGCTGGACATCGCCGAGAAGCGCCACCCGCAGGACGGCCGCTTCCGGGTGCGCATCGCCGCACGCGAGGTCGATGTGCGGGTCTCCATCCTGCCGACGGCGCAGGGCGAGCGCATCGTCATGCGGCTGCTCGACAAGAGCGCGGGGGTGATGAGCCTGAGCAGCCTGGGGATGAGCGACGCCCAACTGGAGCTGATCCGGCAGGCCACCGCCGCGCCGCACGGCCTGCTGCTGGTTACCGGTCCGACCGGATCGGGCAAGACCACCACCCTCTACGCCGCATTGATGCAGGTCGACCGGGCCAATCGCAACGTGATGACCATCGAGGATCCGATCGAGTACCAGCTCGAAGGGGTGGGACAGATGCAGGTGCAGCAGAAGATCGGGCTGACCTTCGCCAGCGGGCTGCGCTCCATCCTGCGGCAGGATCCCGACATCGTGATGATCGGTGAGATCCGCGATCTGGAGACGGCGGAGATCGCCATCCAGGCCTCGCTCACCGGCCATCTGGTCTTCGCCACGCTCCATACCAACGACTCGCTCTCGGCCGTCGTCCGGCTTCAGGACATGGGGGTGGAGCCCTACCTGGTCGCCTCGTCGCTGATCATGGTGCAGGCGCAACGGCTGGTGCGCCGGCTCTGCCCCCACTGTCGCAGGCCGCGTCCGCCGGTGGATGCCGACTGGCGGGTGCTCGACGTGGATGGTGCCGACTTCCCCGACGTGGAGGTGATCTACGAGGCGACCGGTTGCGCCGAATGCATGCAGACCGGCTACAAGGGGCGGGTGGCGATCTACGAGATGACGATGATCAGCGAGGCGATGCGCAACCTGATCCACGAGGGGGGGAACCTGCAGGAGGTGCGGCGGCAGGCCCGGCGCGAGGGGATGCGCACCCTGCGCCAGGACGGGGCGCGCCATGTCGCCGCCGGGGTGACCACCGTGGACGAGGTGTTGCGTGTGACGCTGGAGGATGTCGTCGCCGCCGAATAGCGGCGGATTTCCCCCTTGGGGC comes from Zetaproteobacteria bacterium and encodes:
- the gspE gene encoding type II secretion system protein GspE; translation: MKRLTRIAADRIDPERLAPFSLAVLRQGPILPLAPSDEAANPVAVPDDGDWPWTLLDDCRLFLGGEVTPVLAPRDVIMTALNQSFDMASASAEQMLEDLGEHDDLSREFEEISDLLDAEDEAPVIRLINTLISQALKERASDIHIEPFATKVLVRFRIDGVLHTIITPPKGVQAAMSSRIKVMAGLDIAEKRHPQDGRFRVRIAAREVDVRVSILPTAQGERIVMRLLDKSAGVMSLSSLGMSDAQLELIRQATAAPHGLLLVTGPTGSGKTTTLYAALMQVDRANRNVMTIEDPIEYQLEGVGQMQVQQKIGLTFASGLRSILRQDPDIVMIGEIRDLETAEIAIQASLTGHLVFATLHTNDSLSAVVRLQDMGVEPYLVASSLIMVQAQRLVRRLCPHCRRPRPPVDADWRVLDVDGADFPDVEVIYEATGCAECMQTGYKGRVAIYEMTMISEAMRNLIHEGGNLQEVRRQARREGMRTLRQDGARHVAAGVTTVDEVLRVTLEDVVAAE